Below is a window of Flavobacterium sp. CFS9 DNA.
ATTTCAAATATAAAAGTATATCAAAATTACGCGAATTAAATCAAAATCTTACACTTATCAGAAACAATTATACAGTTTTAAGTCACTGGCGATTCCTTTTTCACAAAAACTAACAGTTTGAGAGTAAAAAATCAATTCCCCTTAGCATTAAATTTAAAATAGAATAGTATAAATTTGCACCATCTTAAATTATTTGTTTTGAAGCTCTTTCATTCTATAAACGATTTTCAGTCAACCAAGAAAACAATTTTAACTCTTGGGACTTTTGACGGTGTACATATTGGCCATAAAAAAATTCTGGAACGCATTACGCAAAACACTGAAAACGGAAAATATGAAAGTTTAGTGCTTACCTTTTTTCCTCATCCAAGAATGGTACTACAGGAAAAATCAGAAATAAAACTTTTAAATACCATTACTGAAAAATCAAAGCTTCTGGAAGCAACCGGAATTGAAAATCTGGTTATTCATCCTTTTAACGAAAGTTTTTCCAGACTAACCGCAGAAGAATTTGTACATTCCATTCTGGTAGATCAGTTTCATATTCAGAAAATAATTATTGGTCATGACCATCGCTTTGGCAGAAACAGAACGGCTAATATTGATGATTTAATCGCTTTCGGTCATGAATACGGTTTTGAAGTTGAGCAAATCTCCGCTCAGGAAATCCAGGACGTTTCTGTAAGTTCAACCAAAATCAGAAAAGCACTCAACGAAGGAAATATGTCTCTGGCAAATGATTATCTGGGTTATCACTACTTTTTATCGGGTGAAGTTGTTAAGGGAAAACAGCTAGGAAGAACAATTGGCTTTCCAACAGCTAACATCGAAATTAATGACGAATATAAATTGATTCCAAAAGCCGGCGTATATGTTGTAAAAGCTTTGATCGACCAAAAGGAAGTTTCCGGAATGATGAACATTGGTTTTAATCCAACTGTTGACGGACAAAAACAAACGATCGAGGTGAATCTTTTTGATTTTGATGCAGATATTTACGGTAAAACAATTGAGGTTTTATTATTACAATACCTAAGAGAAGAGCAAAAATTCGGCTCTGTCGATTTGTTAAAAGAACAATTGCATCAGGACAGAAAAAATGCGCTGGCCTTTTTAGACAAAATCTAGAATAGCTTTATTTCAACCTGTGAGTTGAAATAATTTTAACACATAGAAACATAGTCTTTTGTAAACTATAAAAGACGTTTCAGTAGTTGTCAAAGACGCATAGTAAAATATGCTAATGCAAATCTTTTCTTCTTGTCCTTCCATTTCTGAGCATTAATACCTGTTTCTCTACGTATTATTCTAAAAATTCATCGTTCCTTTTTACGATGGTTTGGTCAGATATACTTTTTACCCTTTTTAAATCATCGTAGTTATTTTTTTAGTAAATTTGATATAGAACTCTGTTTATCAAATATTTGCTATTAACTTCTTTAAAAATAACCATTATGAAATTACCTAAAGAAATTACCAACGGTTTTCTGATTTTTCTTGGAATTGGAATTTACTTTTTATTGATGAACGTATTAGGTTTGGCTCATTTATTCTATCTGCGAACCCTAAATGTCTTTTTTATATTTTATGGCGTAAATAAAACTATGCGAATGAACCTTCATGAAGGGGAAACTAATTTTGTATCCAATGCGGTATCAGCAATGGCCACCTCTGTAGTGGGTGTGGCGTTGAGTGTTTTTGGGCTGTTAGTTTACAGTTATGCCCGAGGTGGAGATGCTTATGTAAAAACACTTTCGGAAACTTTCATGTTTGGCGGAAATCCTTCGGTACCAACTTATTGCATCTGCTTGCTTTTTGAAGGAATCGCCTCTTCAGTAATTGTCACATTGATGATGATGCTGTACTGGAATAACAAATATGCAGCCGATTAATTTTTCAAAATAAATCAAACTAAATAGCACTCTAAAATCATAAAAAATTAAAATTATATGATTTTAGAGTGTTTCTTTTTTGAAAATAGCTGTCAAATATTCATTTACAGGATTGGGCATTGGTTGATTGGAACTATTTAACTACTTTTGGAGCATCAAAAAACTGCATCAATGAGCATTACAAAACACAATTGGACAAAAGACGAAATAATTGCCATATATAATAAACCTATGATGGACCTGCTGTATGAAGCAGCAACAATTCACAGGCAAAAGCATGATCCTAACGTAGTTCAGGTATCTACTTTACTTTCTATTAAAACCGGAGGCTGTCCGGAAGACTGCGGGTATTGCCCACAAGCGGCTCGTTATAACACAGGAGTTGAAGGAAACGACTTAATGAGCGTGAGTCAGGTTAAAGCACAGGCTTTACGTGCCAAATCCAGTGGATCCTCTCGTGTATGTATGGGAGCTGCATGGAGAAACGTAAAAGATGGTGAAGAGTTTGATCAGGTTTTAGAAATGGTTCGTACCATTAACAAACTTGACATGGAAGTTTGCTGTACTTTAGGTATGATTACCGAAAATCAGGCGCAGCGTTTGGCCGAAGCTGGTTTATATGCTTACAACCACAATTTAGACACTTCTGAAGAATACTATAAAGATGTTATTTCAACTCGTGGTTTTGAAGACCGTTTACAGACTATCGAAAATGTTCGTAAAACGAATGTTACGGTTTGCAGCGGAGGAATCATTGGAATGGGAGAAAGTATCGAAGACAGAGCCGGAATGCTTGTAGCGCTTTCTACTTTAAACCCTCAACCTGAATCTGTGCCAATTAATGCGCTGGTAGCAGTTGAAGGAACTCCAATGGAAGAAGAAAAGCCGGTTGAAATCTGGGAAATGATCCGTATGGTAGCTACAACGAGAATTGTAATGCCTGATACGCAAGTTCGTTTATCAGCAGGAAGAACTAACATGAGCCGTGAAGGTCAGGCTATGTGCTTTTTTGCAGGTGCCAATTCTATTTTTGCAGGCGATAAATTGCTTACGACACCAAACCCTGATGTTCACGAAGACATGAAAATGTTTGAAATGTTAGGCTTGAATCCGCAAAAGCCATTTACAAAAGTTTCACAGCCTAAAACAGTAGAAGCTGCTGATTCACAGTTTGCCTCTTTAGGAGAAAAACCAAAATGGACAAGACCGGGGCACACTATTGAAAGAAATCTTGAAGCTACAGCCAAATCAAAAATTTAAGAAAAAGAGTTCATAAATCTCGATAAATATTTCTAAATTGCTTATAACATGTGTTATAAGCAATTTTTTTATTTAATAGAGATGAAGTTAAAACAAATCGAAAGGGTAAAAAAAATCTCAAAGGCTGATTTTATTTCCCAGTATGTAAAAAATCAAATTCCTGTTGTTGTTGAAGAATTGACCGAAGACTGGCCAGCTTATCACAAATGGAAATTATCTTATATCAACGAAATTGCCGGAAACATTATCGTTCCTCTATACGATGACAGACCTGTAAATCATGAAGAAGGTTTTAATGAAGCTCATACAACCATGAAAATGAGTGATTATATTCATCTGCTGGAATCAAAACCAACTAACTACCGCATTTTTCTTTATAATCTGATGAAAGAAGTTCCATTATTAAAAGAGGACTTTTTATGGCCGGATATTGGCTTAAACTTGGTGAAACAAATGCCAATGCTATTTTTTGGCGGAGAAAATGCACGGGTGTTCATGCATTACGATATTGACTACTCCAATATTTTACATTTTCATTTTCACGGAGAAAAACAATGTATGCTTTTTGCTCCCGATCAATCCAAATACATGTACAAGGTACCACATGCTTTAATTTCAAGAGAAGACATTGATTTTGACAACCCTGACTATGAAAAGTTTCCTGCTCTAAAAAATGCACAGGGATTTATCACCAATTTAAAACATGGCGAAATGCTGTACATGCCTGAAGGATACTGGCATTACATGAAGTACTTAACCCCCGGATTTTCGATGAGCCTAAGAGCTTTTCCTAAAAACATTACCAATCTGTCAAAAGCCTTTTACAATGTTTTTATCATGCGCTATTTTGATATCATGATGCGTAAATTCAAAGGCCAGAGATGGATTGACTATAAAAATGAAAAAGCAGTCCGGAATACCAATAAAAATCTGCAAAAAACCTCTTAAGAACATTCTTCTTATTCCTAAAAGACTATTTTTCGTGTTCCTGTAGCATCATTTTCCAATATCACTTTTACCAGTACCATCTGATTACCTGATGCTAAATTTTGTATTTGAAGCT
It encodes the following:
- a CDS encoding bifunctional riboflavin kinase/FAD synthetase produces the protein MKLFHSINDFQSTKKTILTLGTFDGVHIGHKKILERITQNTENGKYESLVLTFFPHPRMVLQEKSEIKLLNTITEKSKLLEATGIENLVIHPFNESFSRLTAEEFVHSILVDQFHIQKIIIGHDHRFGRNRTANIDDLIAFGHEYGFEVEQISAQEIQDVSVSSTKIRKALNEGNMSLANDYLGYHYFLSGEVVKGKQLGRTIGFPTANIEINDEYKLIPKAGVYVVKALIDQKEVSGMMNIGFNPTVDGQKQTIEVNLFDFDADIYGKTIEVLLLQYLREEQKFGSVDLLKEQLHQDRKNALAFLDKI
- a CDS encoding cupin-like domain-containing protein, translating into MKLKQIERVKKISKADFISQYVKNQIPVVVEELTEDWPAYHKWKLSYINEIAGNIIVPLYDDRPVNHEEGFNEAHTTMKMSDYIHLLESKPTNYRIFLYNLMKEVPLLKEDFLWPDIGLNLVKQMPMLFFGGENARVFMHYDIDYSNILHFHFHGEKQCMLFAPDQSKYMYKVPHALISREDIDFDNPDYEKFPALKNAQGFITNLKHGEMLYMPEGYWHYMKYLTPGFSMSLRAFPKNITNLSKAFYNVFIMRYFDIMMRKFKGQRWIDYKNEKAVRNTNKNLQKTS
- the bioB gene encoding biotin synthase BioB is translated as MSITKHNWTKDEIIAIYNKPMMDLLYEAATIHRQKHDPNVVQVSTLLSIKTGGCPEDCGYCPQAARYNTGVEGNDLMSVSQVKAQALRAKSSGSSRVCMGAAWRNVKDGEEFDQVLEMVRTINKLDMEVCCTLGMITENQAQRLAEAGLYAYNHNLDTSEEYYKDVISTRGFEDRLQTIENVRKTNVTVCSGGIIGMGESIEDRAGMLVALSTLNPQPESVPINALVAVEGTPMEEEKPVEIWEMIRMVATTRIVMPDTQVRLSAGRTNMSREGQAMCFFAGANSIFAGDKLLTTPNPDVHEDMKMFEMLGLNPQKPFTKVSQPKTVEAADSQFASLGEKPKWTRPGHTIERNLEATAKSKI